The following coding sequences lie in one Bartonella sp. DGB1 genomic window:
- a CDS encoding accessory factor UbiK family protein has product MNRGQNKLLDDIANICNQAAKTVETFKEETQNIAQSQIENLINKLNLVNREQLEIVKQMVQKIQLEQQDMKIKIEEIEKKLQNLTD; this is encoded by the coding sequence ATGAATAGAGGGCAGAATAAATTATTGGATGATATTGCAAATATTTGTAATCAAGCTGCAAAAACAGTTGAGACATTTAAAGAAGAAACCCAAAATATAGCCCAAAGTCAAATAGAAAATTTAATTAATAAATTAAATTTAGTAAATAGAGAGCAGTTAGAAATTGTTAAGCAAATGGTACAAAAGATACAGCTAGAACAGCAGGATATGAAAATAAAAATTGAGGAAATTGAAAAAAAATTACAAAATTTAACTGATTAA
- the greA gene encoding transcription elongation factor GreA, translating into MDSIPMTNRGFALLKEELNRRQRIERPKIIEAISEARAHGDLSENAEYHAAKEAQSLNEGRIMELEESLARAEVIDISNMSGDTVKFGATVSLIDEETDEKKIYQIVGDLEADVHEGRISISSPISRALIGKTIGDTIEVKAPAGIRSYEIINVEYI; encoded by the coding sequence ATGGATAGTATTCCTATGACAAATCGTGGATTTGCTTTACTTAAGGAAGAACTTAACAGACGTCAAAGAATTGAGCGCCCTAAAATTATCGAAGCTATATCAGAAGCCAGGGCACATGGTGACTTATCAGAAAATGCTGAATATCATGCAGCAAAAGAAGCACAAAGTCTTAACGAAGGCCGTATTATGGAACTAGAAGAGTCTCTTGCTCGCGCAGAAGTAATAGATATTTCCAATATGTCCGGCGACACTGTTAAATTTGGCGCAACAGTCTCTTTAATAGATGAAGAAACTGATGAGAAAAAAATCTATCAAATAGTCGGTGATCTGGAAGCAGATGTTCACGAAGGTCGGATTTCTATATCTTCTCCTATTTCCAGGGCGTTAATTGGTAAAACTATTGGAGATACAATAGAAGTTAAAGCTCCTGCTGGTATAAGATCTTACGAAATTATCAACGTAGAATATATTTAA
- a CDS encoding pyridoxal phosphate-dependent aminotransferase, protein MSFLSSRLSRVKPSATIAMSQKARELQTQGRKIISLSAGEPDFDTPENIKLAAIEAIKRGETKYTAISGINELRQAIVDKFLNENQLQYKIAQTIVGTGGKQIIFNAIMATVEPGDEIIIPAPYWVSYPEMVAIVGGESVIIKTSIDNQFKITPEELEQAITPKTKWLILNSPSNPSGATYNITELQQLGEVLRKYPHVHILSDDIYEHLLYDGQTFTNLLQVCPDLYDRTLVMNGVSKSYSMTGWRIGYAAGPEKLIKAMDLLQGQQTSGTCSISQWAAKEALTGPQDFISYSRKIFESRRDLVVKMLNEAEGITCPKPSGAFYVYPSCAGVIGKKTPQGTIIENDAIFTEELLNAKGVAVVHGEAFGLSPNFRVSYATSTDILKEACLHIQNFCASLK, encoded by the coding sequence ATGTCTTTTTTATCTAGCCGCCTTTCCCGCGTAAAGCCTTCTGCAACTATTGCTATGTCACAAAAAGCTCGAGAACTACAAACTCAAGGTCGAAAAATCATAAGTTTAAGCGCTGGCGAACCAGATTTTGACACACCAGAAAATATTAAACTGGCGGCAATAGAGGCAATTAAAAGAGGGGAAACTAAATATACCGCTATATCAGGTATTAATGAATTACGGCAAGCTATTGTTGATAAATTTCTAAATGAAAATCAACTTCAATATAAAATCGCCCAAACAATTGTTGGAACAGGTGGAAAACAAATAATTTTCAACGCTATAATGGCTACAGTAGAACCAGGCGATGAAATAATTATCCCCGCTCCTTATTGGGTTAGTTATCCTGAAATGGTAGCAATCGTAGGTGGAGAGTCAGTTATTATAAAAACTTCAATTGATAACCAATTTAAAATCACACCAGAAGAGTTAGAACAAGCAATAACCCCTAAAACAAAATGGTTAATTTTAAACTCTCCTAGTAATCCTTCAGGAGCAACCTATAATATAACAGAATTACAACAATTAGGTGAAGTGCTTCGCAAATATCCACATGTACACATATTGTCTGACGATATATATGAACATTTACTTTATGATGGACAAACATTTACTAATTTACTCCAAGTTTGCCCTGATTTATATGATCGCACATTAGTCATGAATGGTGTTTCTAAATCTTACAGTATGACCGGATGGCGTATCGGTTATGCGGCAGGACCAGAAAAACTAATAAAAGCTATGGATTTATTACAAGGTCAACAAACATCTGGTACATGCAGTATATCTCAATGGGCTGCTAAAGAAGCATTAACTGGCCCTCAAGACTTTATTAGTTATAGTCGTAAAATCTTCGAATCTAGACGAGATCTAGTAGTTAAAATGCTAAACGAAGCTGAAGGCATAACTTGCCCAAAACCATCTGGGGCTTTTTATGTTTATCCTTCATGTGCTGGGGTAATTGGTAAAAAAACTCCTCAAGGTACAATAATCGAAAATGATGCTATATTTACTGAAGAGCTATTAAACGCCAAAGGGGTAGCTGTAGTACATGGTGAAGCTTTTGGTTTATCTCCTAATTTTAGAGTTTCTTATGCTACTTCTACGGATATTTTAAAAGAAGCTTGTTTACATATTCAAAATTTTTGTGCATCATTAAAGTAA
- a CDS encoding efflux RND transporter periplasmic adaptor subunit: protein MKLWKQKVIIAFSLLFFIFVAACQKTDKDADGNLTEGGSAIEQKNTSDVATVDNQPAKEGNSLEEKKSSDIDTADNQSVKENNSVEGKNTPAVAAENTAKEEKSTKNAKYKYVEFLKSEILTVKLEDVYDEIPVYGTLKPQESVQVTASILGKVSSVNVDIGDKVTKGDTLVVFNKDNVTSSLSSAEASVEGIKSQLKNARSTYERSKELNKQGYVSKAAVLNNEATVANLVSQLRKAEAANVQAARQLSEASVVAPVSGIVASKAVNVGQTVGVGSVLLTLVDISKMEFQANIPSTEISNVKLGQEASLSVFGIDKKFIATVNRISPVVVQNTRSIPVYFSVDNPDYLLRGGMYADGFIMVNVQKNIMVLPNWSVLYNKDEKGNLNYFVVMLKDGKIAVQDVEVGDVWESKSLIQIKSGLKVGDQVVITNLEQDYVGASYKIIDL, encoded by the coding sequence ATGAAATTATGGAAACAGAAAGTAATAATTGCATTTAGCTTATTATTTTTTATATTCGTTGCTGCTTGTCAAAAAACTGATAAAGATGCAGATGGTAATTTAACTGAAGGCGGTAGCGCAATAGAACAAAAAAATACATCAGATGTTGCTACTGTTGATAATCAACCAGCTAAAGAGGGTAATTCATTAGAGGAAAAAAAATCATCTGATATTGATACTGCGGATAATCAGTCAGTTAAAGAGAATAATTCTGTAGAAGGAAAAAACACACCCGCTGTTGCGGCTGAAAATACCGCTAAGGAAGAAAAATCTACTAAAAATGCAAAATATAAATATGTAGAATTTTTAAAGTCAGAAATATTAACCGTAAAATTAGAAGATGTATATGATGAAATACCTGTTTACGGGACTTTAAAGCCGCAAGAAAGTGTTCAGGTCACTGCGTCAATTTTAGGTAAAGTTAGTAGTGTTAATGTAGATATAGGTGATAAGGTTACAAAAGGTGATACTTTAGTTGTTTTCAATAAAGACAATGTAACATCTTCTTTATCTTCTGCGGAAGCTTCGGTTGAAGGGATAAAATCGCAATTGAAGAATGCAAGATCTACTTATGAACGTAGTAAAGAATTAAATAAGCAAGGGTATGTTAGTAAGGCTGCTGTATTAAATAATGAAGCGACTGTAGCCAATCTAGTTTCTCAGTTACGTAAAGCAGAAGCTGCTAATGTTCAAGCTGCAAGGCAGCTTTCTGAAGCATCGGTAGTTGCTCCTGTCAGTGGGATAGTTGCATCTAAAGCAGTCAATGTAGGTCAAACTGTAGGTGTTGGTTCTGTATTGCTTACTTTAGTTGACATTTCTAAAATGGAGTTTCAAGCCAATATACCATCAACAGAAATTTCTAATGTCAAGTTAGGGCAAGAGGCGAGTTTGTCTGTTTTTGGTATTGATAAAAAATTTATTGCAACCGTGAATAGAATAAGTCCAGTTGTGGTACAAAATACTCGTAGTATACCGGTATATTTTAGTGTTGATAATCCAGATTATCTTTTGCGGGGGGGGATGTATGCTGACGGATTTATTATGGTCAATGTACAAAAAAATATCATGGTTCTACCAAATTGGTCTGTATTATATAATAAAGATGAAAAAGGTAATTTAAATTATTTTGTTGTTATGCTTAAAGATGGTAAAATTGCTGTTCAGGATGTAGAAGTAGGCGATGTTTGGGAGTCGAAATCATTGATTCAAATAAAATCTGGTCTAAAGGTAGGTGATCAGGTCGTGATTACTAATCTGGAGCAAGATTATGTAGGAGCTAGCTACAAAATAATAGATTTGTAA
- a CDS encoding MBL fold metallo-hydrolase: MSLTLDKLKVIHIPVTPLRQNCTLLMDLDNDQAILVDPGGNGEKILKVIKENNANVKEIWITHCHFDHIGAANFVSEHLKINVVGPAIEDKLLLQYDVIDIARGYGIYDDTIQNVTIEKFLADGDIVTCGMYEFKVLHTPGHAPGHVIFFCEKLQFAIMGDVLFRGSIGRTDLIGSNHADLIRSLNNKVLPLGDNVQFICGHGPGSTILYERLHNPFLQVFNQ, translated from the coding sequence ATGTCACTTACTCTTGATAAACTTAAAGTTATTCATATACCAGTAACACCTTTGCGGCAAAATTGTACTTTGTTGATGGATCTTGATAATGACCAAGCAATTTTAGTTGATCCAGGTGGTAATGGAGAAAAAATATTAAAAGTTATTAAAGAAAATAACGCAAATGTTAAAGAAATATGGATAACACATTGCCATTTTGATCATATTGGAGCAGCTAATTTTGTGTCTGAGCATTTGAAGATTAATGTTGTTGGACCAGCTATAGAAGATAAATTATTATTACAATATGATGTTATTGATATTGCAAGAGGTTATGGAATATATGACGATACTATCCAGAATGTAACTATAGAAAAATTCTTAGCAGATGGAGATATCGTAACTTGTGGAATGTATGAATTCAAAGTGTTACATACGCCAGGACATGCTCCAGGACATGTGATATTCTTTTGTGAAAAACTACAATTTGCTATAATGGGAGATGTGTTATTTAGAGGATCAATAGGAAGAACAGACTTGATAGGAAGTAATCATGCTGATCTTATCAGATCTTTAAATAATAAAGTGTTACCATTAGGAGATAATGTGCAATTTATCTGTGGGCATGGTCCAGGTAGTACTATCTTATATGAAAGATTGCATAATCCATTTTTACAAGTATTTAATCAATGA
- the uvrB gene encoding excinuclease ABC subunit UvrB, whose protein sequence is MTPTVEALSKLISSDSPLIKHGKDWKPHRPILPAKSEGGKKFSIQTDFQPSGDQPAAICSLLQGLKEKEQTQILLGVTGSGKTFTMAQVIAQAQRPALILAHNKTLAAQLYMEFKSFFPENAVEYFVSYYDYYQPEAYVARSDTYIEKESSINEQIDRMRHAATRALFERDDTIIVSSISCIFGIGSAESYTAMTFSLKVNEHINQRQLLSRLVEQQYRRQDINFTRGSFRVRGDIIEIFPSHLEDRAWRISLFGDEIESLSEFDPLTGQLTAKLDSIKLYANSHYVTPRPTLQQAISLIKIELQERLAELIAANRLIEAQRLEQRTSLDIELLETTGSCPGIENYSRYLTGRLPGEPPPTLFEYLPNNAILFVDESHVSIPQIGGMYKGDFRRKATLAEYGFRLPSCMDNRPLRFEEWDMMRPQTIAVSATPGRWEFEQTHGVFVEQIIRPTGLTDPQIEVLPAKYQVDDLIDQLKSVISKGYRALVTVLTKRMAEYLAEYIHEQNFNVRYMHADIHTLERIEIIQDLRLGVFDVLIGINLLREGLDIPECGLVAILDADKEGFLRSETSLIQMIGRAARNVDGKVVIYADKETASIKKALEETKRRREKQEAYNKKHNIIPQTTSKNNSNFSFPKADYSTSSKKDKSLPRLSPELLEKKIKKTEKKMYAAAEEFNFEQAADYRDELQKLQQMLLILSDDPKVIFYDNEEDIIISQEEKSKKRPTSPSRRSSKTGRPGR, encoded by the coding sequence ATGACTCCAACGGTAGAGGCTTTATCTAAGCTAATATCTTCAGATTCGCCATTAATTAAACATGGAAAAGATTGGAAGCCGCATCGCCCTATTTTACCCGCTAAAAGTGAAGGCGGCAAAAAATTTTCTATTCAGACAGATTTTCAGCCTTCCGGAGATCAACCTGCAGCGATTTGCTCCTTATTACAAGGTCTAAAAGAAAAAGAGCAAACACAAATTTTATTAGGTGTTACTGGTTCTGGTAAAACTTTTACTATGGCACAAGTTATAGCTCAAGCTCAACGCCCTGCTCTTATTTTAGCTCACAACAAAACTTTAGCCGCTCAACTATATATGGAATTTAAGTCATTTTTTCCTGAAAATGCAGTTGAATATTTTGTCTCTTATTATGACTATTACCAACCTGAAGCATATGTAGCTAGATCTGATACTTATATTGAAAAAGAATCTTCTATCAACGAACAAATAGACAGAATGCGCCATGCTGCTACACGTGCCCTTTTTGAACGCGATGATACCATTATCGTTTCCTCTATTTCTTGTATATTTGGTATAGGTTCGGCTGAGTCTTATACAGCTATGACTTTTTCATTAAAGGTTAATGAACATATTAACCAGCGTCAATTATTGTCTAGACTAGTAGAACAACAATATCGTAGACAAGACATTAATTTTACACGTGGATCTTTTAGAGTTCGTGGTGATATTATTGAAATTTTTCCGTCTCACCTAGAAGATAGAGCGTGGCGTATATCTTTATTTGGTGATGAAATTGAAAGCTTAAGCGAGTTTGATCCATTAACAGGTCAACTTACTGCTAAACTTGATTCAATCAAATTATATGCTAATTCTCACTATGTTACCCCCCGCCCCACATTACAACAAGCTATTTCGCTTATTAAAATAGAGTTACAAGAAAGATTAGCAGAACTTATCGCCGCTAACCGTCTGATAGAAGCACAACGGCTAGAGCAACGTACCAGTTTAGATATAGAATTATTAGAAACCACTGGCAGTTGTCCAGGAATTGAAAATTATTCACGTTATTTAACCGGTCGCCTTCCTGGAGAGCCTCCTCCAACGTTATTTGAATATCTTCCTAATAATGCAATTTTATTTGTAGATGAAAGTCACGTTTCTATTCCACAAATAGGAGGTATGTATAAAGGAGACTTTCGTCGTAAAGCAACTTTAGCAGAATATGGTTTTAGACTTCCATCATGTATGGATAATCGACCGCTACGTTTTGAAGAGTGGGATATGATGCGCCCTCAAACTATAGCCGTTTCTGCTACGCCTGGACGTTGGGAATTTGAACAAACTCATGGCGTATTTGTGGAGCAAATTATCCGTCCTACTGGTCTTACTGATCCACAAATTGAGGTATTACCTGCCAAATATCAAGTTGACGATTTAATAGATCAATTAAAATCAGTTATCAGTAAAGGCTACCGTGCTTTAGTTACCGTATTAACCAAACGTATGGCAGAATATCTTGCAGAATATATACATGAACAAAATTTTAACGTCCGCTATATGCATGCTGACATACATACATTAGAGAGAATTGAAATCATTCAAGACCTACGTTTAGGAGTATTTGATGTATTAATAGGCATCAACTTACTACGTGAAGGTTTAGATATTCCTGAATGTGGTTTAGTCGCTATTTTAGATGCAGATAAAGAAGGCTTTTTACGTTCAGAAACTTCATTAATACAAATGATAGGTAGAGCAGCAAGAAATGTAGACGGTAAAGTTGTTATCTATGCAGATAAAGAAACAGCTTCCATAAAAAAAGCTTTAGAAGAAACAAAAAGGAGAAGAGAAAAACAAGAAGCCTATAATAAAAAACATAATATCATTCCACAAACAACCTCAAAAAATAATAGCAATTTTTCTTTTCCTAAAGCAGATTATTCTACTTCCAGTAAAAAAGATAAATCTTTGCCACGATTATCACCAGAATTACTAGAAAAGAAGATAAAAAAAACAGAGAAGAAAATGTATGCTGCTGCAGAAGAGTTTAATTTTGAACAAGCCGCAGACTATAGAGATGAGCTACAAAAGTTACAACAAATGCTATTAATTTTAAGCGATGATCCAAAAGTAATCTTTTACGATAACGAAGAAGATATAATAATATCGCAAGAAGAAAAATCAAAGAAACGTCCAACTTCTCCTAGTAGAAGAAGCTCTAAAACTGGTCGTCCTGGCCGCTAA
- a CDS encoding cold-shock protein — protein sequence MITGTVKWFDTTKGFGFIQPDEGHSDVFVHISALNRSGLTSLNEGDKVQFEMVQDKRSGKMAADSLAIL from the coding sequence ATGATTACCGGTACTGTAAAATGGTTTGATACAACAAAAGGTTTTGGCTTCATTCAACCGGATGAAGGTCACTCTGATGTGTTTGTGCATATCTCTGCCTTAAATCGCTCAGGTTTAACAAGCTTAAACGAAGGCGATAAAGTTCAATTTGAAATGGTTCAAGATAAAAGATCAGGAAAAATGGCTGCAGATAGCCTAGCTATTTTATAA
- a CDS encoding cold-shock protein: MSQTGTVKFFDVEKGFGFITPDNGGLDIFIHISTLQIFGLTELLNKQKVTYEVTENINGKGLKATKISLLDEVN; encoded by the coding sequence ATATCACAAACAGGAACGGTGAAATTTTTTGATGTAGAAAAAGGTTTTGGTTTTATAACTCCTGATAATGGCGGTTTAGATATCTTTATACATATATCAACCTTACAAATATTTGGTTTAACAGAACTATTAAATAAACAAAAAGTTACTTATGAAGTAACAGAAAATATCAATGGTAAAGGTTTAAAAGCTACTAAAATATCTTTGTTAGATGAAGTTAATTAA
- a CDS encoding SH3 domain-containing protein, with the protein MYKKFLIFLVIIITMLTSITKVMAANAITTSYVNMRIGPNTDYRILKLLPPKSRLQVRYCQESWCQVSYKQYTGWMSAKYIAYKQTTESKNLARVTYSIERFTVWEPLVTMPLNKEYNIISFESYRSFVQ; encoded by the coding sequence ATGTATAAAAAGTTTCTCATATTTTTAGTTATAATAATAACTATGTTAACAAGTATAACTAAAGTAATGGCTGCTAATGCTATTACTACCTCATATGTAAATATGCGTATTGGACCAAATACTGATTATCGTATATTAAAGTTACTGCCTCCTAAATCAAGGTTGCAGGTGAGATATTGTCAAGAATCTTGGTGTCAGGTATCATATAAACAATATACTGGTTGGATGTCCGCAAAATATATAGCATATAAGCAAACTACAGAATCTAAAAATTTAGCTAGGGTTACTTATAGTATTGAGAGGTTTACTGTATGGGAGCCTTTGGTGACCATGCCGCTAAACAAGGAATATAATATTATTTCATTTGAAAGTTACAGGTCTTTTGTTCAGTAA
- the nhaA gene encoding Na+/H+ antiporter NhaA: MLIFHYDKPNKGQRVKKKILSIVDHFAHIEATSGVFLLLAAAIAIIFANSSYGYLYNEFLAANINFSINNFSVNFSVSHFINDGLMTVFFLIIGLEIRREMHDGVLSDFKQASLPVFAAIGGVIVPAVIYFLFNYSYGVMNGWAIPTATDIAFSLGVLALLGNFLPSHVRVILLTLAVVDDIIAVLIIALFYSSGIHLPGFYIIAIGVMIIYLLRWLAINKILFYLIPAFLVWYGFEEAGIHASLAGVVLGLLAPVRPFATNRNPIKVMKETIGSISEEASKKQPKLNEVSDDLKILRKAHRRTLPPVVSLQNVLHGWVSYGVMPIFAFANAGVAFGGIALQEQGSLWIFLGISTGLLIGKPLGIVGVSWLVTRLNICQLPKSVKWVHMLLIGLLAGIGFTMAIFVAVLSFSSDAQLSIAKLAVLLASVLSAICGLILGAILVFFNKKDEATKKHNA, encoded by the coding sequence GTGTTGATATTTCATTATGATAAACCAAATAAAGGACAAAGAGTAAAGAAGAAAATTCTTTCTATCGTTGATCATTTTGCTCATATTGAGGCTACTAGTGGAGTGTTTTTGCTTCTCGCCGCTGCAATAGCCATTATCTTCGCTAACTCTAGTTATGGTTATCTTTATAATGAATTTCTTGCCGCTAATATAAATTTTTCTATTAATAACTTTAGTGTAAATTTTTCTGTCAGCCATTTTATAAATGATGGATTAATGACAGTATTCTTTTTGATTATCGGTTTAGAGATACGTCGTGAAATGCATGACGGTGTGCTTTCTGATTTTAAACAGGCTTCATTACCAGTGTTTGCAGCTATAGGTGGTGTGATCGTTCCTGCTGTTATATATTTTCTTTTTAACTATAGTTATGGTGTAATGAATGGTTGGGCTATTCCTACAGCTACAGATATAGCTTTCTCTCTTGGGGTTTTAGCTTTATTGGGTAATTTTTTACCTTCCCATGTTAGAGTCATTTTATTAACTTTAGCTGTGGTGGATGATATCATTGCAGTTTTAATTATAGCTCTTTTTTATTCATCGGGAATTCATTTGCCAGGGTTTTATATTATAGCAATAGGTGTAATGATAATTTATCTTTTGCGCTGGCTTGCTATTAATAAGATTTTATTCTATTTAATTCCGGCTTTTCTGGTCTGGTATGGTTTTGAGGAAGCTGGTATACATGCATCATTAGCAGGGGTTGTATTAGGATTACTTGCTCCAGTCAGGCCATTTGCAACTAATCGTAATCCAATTAAAGTTATGAAGGAAACTATAGGCTCTATTTCAGAAGAGGCATCCAAAAAACAGCCTAAACTTAATGAGGTTTCTGATGATTTAAAAATACTGCGTAAAGCACATAGAAGAACTTTGCCTCCTGTAGTGTCCTTGCAGAATGTATTACATGGGTGGGTATCTTATGGAGTGATGCCTATCTTTGCTTTTGCTAATGCTGGAGTTGCTTTTGGAGGGATTGCTCTGCAAGAACAGGGTAGCTTATGGATATTTTTAGGTATTTCAACTGGTTTATTAATAGGTAAACCTCTAGGCATAGTAGGTGTTAGTTGGTTGGTAACTAGGTTGAATATTTGTCAGCTGCCTAAGTCGGTGAAATGGGTGCACATGTTATTGATAGGCTTGTTAGCAGGAATAGGATTTACTATGGCAATTTTTGTTGCTGTTTTATCTTTTAGTTCTGATGCTCAATTAAGTATAGCTAAGTTAGCGGTATTATTAGCATCTGTGTTATCAGCAATATGTGGATTAATTTTAGGCGCAATCTTAGTTTTCTTTAATAAAAAAGATGAAGCTACAAAAAAACATAATGCATAA
- a CDS encoding LysR family transcriptional regulator, translating into MQTPSDWNKLRVFYAAAEAGSFTQAASNLHMSQSSISRQVTSLELELGVLLFQRHARGLILTEQGETLFKTVHSMIEKLDDAYNLLYESRQKLYGRLRVTTTAALGLGWLSHRIHEFSSLYPDIQLQLYLTDTEPDLSKREADCAIQLHQPSQQNLIQLKLFNIHMHIYGSEDYFKKHSKPTQLSDLENHTIISYGDPIPPHLVALNWLESANGFFSPPRQSTLKINNLLALREATIKGLGLCVLPDYIVKDTEGLVQILTDVADIPRFTAYFYYHESLRNSVRMNAFKKFILSKAASWSY; encoded by the coding sequence ATGCAAACTCCTTCGGATTGGAATAAGTTACGTGTATTTTATGCTGCCGCAGAAGCAGGATCATTTACGCAAGCTGCCAGCAATTTACATATGTCTCAATCTTCTATATCTCGTCAAGTGACCAGCCTTGAATTAGAATTAGGTGTATTATTATTTCAACGTCATGCTAGGGGATTAATTCTGACCGAACAAGGCGAGACACTATTTAAAACTGTACATTCTATGATAGAAAAGTTAGATGATGCATATAATTTATTATATGAAAGCCGTCAAAAACTTTATGGTCGCTTACGAGTTACGACCACTGCTGCACTTGGTCTGGGTTGGTTGAGTCATCGTATTCATGAATTTTCTAGTCTTTATCCTGATATACAATTACAACTTTATTTAACAGACACTGAACCAGATCTTAGTAAACGTGAAGCAGATTGTGCTATACAACTACATCAACCTAGCCAACAAAATTTAATCCAATTAAAATTATTTAATATTCATATGCATATATATGGCTCGGAAGATTATTTTAAAAAACACAGCAAACCTACACAATTGAGTGACTTAGAAAATCACACTATTATTTCTTATGGTGACCCCATTCCACCACATTTAGTTGCTCTCAATTGGCTAGAAAGTGCTAATGGTTTTTTTTCGCCTCCTCGACAATCGACTTTAAAAATCAATAATCTACTTGCTTTAAGAGAAGCAACCATTAAAGGCTTAGGTCTTTGTGTATTACCAGACTATATAGTTAAAGATACTGAAGGTCTTGTGCAAATATTAACAGATGTAGCAGATATTCCAAGATTTACCGCTTATTTTTATTACCATGAATCCCTCAGAAATTCCGTCAGAATGAATGCTTTTAAAAAATTTATACTTTCAAAAGCAGCCAGCTGGAGTTACTGA
- the trxB gene encoding thioredoxin-disulfide reductase yields MSTTHTSTLIIGSGAAGYTAAIYSARAMLNPILLTGLQKGGQLTLTNEIENFPGFPHPVDGNWLMDQMFQQAQNVGANILDEIVTKVDLNVRPFKIFTDSDKIFTCDSLIIATGAKARWLGIDGEQTFIGGGVSACATCDGFFYRNQNVVVVGGGNTAVEEALYLSDIAKHVTLIHRRDKLRAEQILQDRLFKKSNISILWNQKVIQILGTHTKMLPPQVSSIRLQNILDHNITELDTSGVFIAIGFDPCTNLFDNQLKKTQDNYLWVEAGTTKTSIPGVFAAGDVADSVYHQAILAAGHGCMAALDAKKYLEELN; encoded by the coding sequence ATGTCTACTACACATACCTCAACTTTGATTATTGGCTCTGGTGCAGCTGGTTATACAGCAGCTATATATAGTGCTCGAGCTATGTTAAACCCCATTTTATTGACCGGCTTACAAAAAGGTGGACAATTAACCCTAACCAATGAGATAGAAAATTTTCCTGGTTTTCCACATCCTGTCGATGGTAATTGGCTAATGGATCAAATGTTTCAACAAGCGCAAAATGTGGGCGCTAATATTCTAGATGAAATAGTAACTAAAGTTGATCTTAACGTTAGACCTTTTAAAATTTTTACAGATAGTGATAAAATATTCACCTGTGATTCCTTGATAATTGCAACAGGAGCAAAAGCTCGCTGGCTCGGAATCGATGGAGAACAAACTTTTATTGGTGGCGGTGTTTCAGCTTGTGCGACTTGTGATGGTTTTTTTTATCGTAATCAAAATGTCGTTGTAGTTGGTGGTGGTAATACAGCCGTAGAAGAAGCTTTATATTTATCTGATATTGCTAAACATGTTACTCTTATCCACCGCCGTGATAAATTAAGAGCAGAACAAATATTACAAGACCGCTTATTTAAAAAATCTAATATATCCATATTATGGAACCAAAAAGTAATTCAAATTTTAGGTACACATACTAAAATGTTACCGCCTCAAGTTTCATCAATAAGATTGCAAAATATATTAGATCATAATATCACCGAACTTGATACTTCTGGTGTTTTTATAGCTATAGGATTTGACCCTTGTACAAATTTATTTGACAATCAGCTAAAAAAAACGCAGGATAACTATTTATGGGTAGAAGCAGGTACTACTAAAACGAGTATACCCGGCGTCTTCGCAGCTGGAGATGTTGCAGATTCAGTTTATCACCAAGCTATTTTAGCAGCGGGACATGGTTGTATGGCAGCATTAGATGCTAAAAAATATTTAGAAGAATTAAATTAA